In Nycticebus coucang isolate mNycCou1 chromosome 9, mNycCou1.pri, whole genome shotgun sequence, the following are encoded in one genomic region:
- the ADGRF4 gene encoding adhesion G protein-coupled receptor F4 has product MKSQATMIYCLMLYLAIECSHYKSKIYIKAGDKLQSSEGKPKPGRVPEKCHGPCISSSVCSHPCAKQFYGEIGFSCNKKKWQKSTETCTSLSVEKLFKGPNSESRLSVAAASIPLRLLDFRAPEPIESVAQGIRRHCPVDYACIIDVVKASEATSGNIAFIVELLKNISTDLSDNVTREKMKSYTTVANHILDPAAIANWAFIPDKSASSDLLRSVNSFARQLHVHDEFENIADELFMQTKGFRINHSTSEGSFNFSMSMSNATEGILGMVEIPRQELRKLRLNTSQAISIAFPTLGAILKEAHLQNGSLHRPMNGLVLSLALPEGVKEIFLTFERINQSHSARAQCVGWHSGKKRWAEEACKTVLGGKNKVKCRCNYTNVVTSFSILMSPKSVTDKILEYITCIGLSVSILSLVLCLLVEATVWSRVVVTEISYMRHVCIVNIAVSLLTANVCFIIGSNFNIKAQDHKWCVAVTFFCHFFYLCLFFWMLFKALLIMYGILVVFRRMLKSRMMAIGFATGYGCPLVIAVITVAITEPKKGYLRPEACWLNWDSTKALLAFAAPALVIVAVNLVVVLIVAVNTQRPSIGSSKSQDMAIVMRISKNVAILTPLLGLTWGFGIATLIEGTALIFHIIFALLNAFQGFFILLFGTISDHKIRDALKMKMSSLKGKSRAAENASLSPPNGS; this is encoded by the exons AAAAATGCCACGGGCCTTGCATCTCGTCTTCCGTCTGCAGCCATCCCTGTGCTAAGCAGTTTTATGGAGAAATAGGATtttcatgtaataaaaaaaagtggcaaAAGTCAACTGAAACATGTACCAGCCTTTCTGTGGAAAAACTCTTTAAG ggTCCAAATAGCGAATCTCGCCTTTCGGTAGCAGCAGCATCAATCCCTCTGCGCCTTCTTGACTTTCGAGCTCCGGAGCCCATTGAGAGTGTAGCCCAAGGAATCCGCAGACACTGTCCCGTCGATTATGCCTGCATAATTGATGTTGTGAAAGCGTCAGAAGCCACGTCTGGGAATATCGCATTTATAGTGgagttattaaaaaatatttccacagACTTGTCTGATAATGTTACCCGAGAAAAAATGAAG AGCTACACTACAGTGGCCAACCACATCCTCGACCCAGCAGCCATCGCAAACTGGGCTTTCATTCCTGACAAAAGCGCCAGCTCAGATTTGTTGCGGTCAGTGAATTCGTTTGCCAGGCAGCTCCACGTTCACGATGAATTTGAGAACATTGCGGATGAACTCTTCATGCAGACAAAAGGGTTTCGCATCAACCACAGTACCTCAGAGGGAAGTTTCAATTTCTCCATGAGCATGAGCAATGCAACAGAAGGTATCTTAGGAATGGTAGAAATTCCCAGGCAagagctgaggaaactgaggctgaacaCATCTCAAGCCATCAGCATAGCTTTTCCAACCCTGGGGGCTATTCTGAAAGAGGCCCACCTGCAAAATGGGAGTCTTCACAGACCGATGAATGGTCTGGTCCTATCATTGGCTCTACCAGAAGGAGTGAAAGAAATCTTTCTCACCTTTGAAAGGATCAATCAATCCCACAGTGCCAGGGCCCAGTGCGTTGGCTGGCACTCTGGGAAAAAGAGGTGGGCTGAGGAAGCGTGTAAGACTGTGCTGGGTGGTAAGAACAAGGTGAAATGCCGTTGCAACTACACCAATGTGGTGACGTCTTTTTCCATTCTAATGTCCCCCAAATCTGTGACGGACAAAATCTTGGAGTATATCACCTGCATTGGGCTCAGCGTCTCGATCCTCAGCTTGGTTCTTTGCCTGCTCGTTGAAGCCACAGTGTGGTCCCGGGTGGTGGTGACTGAGATATCATACATGCGTCACGTGTGCATCGTGAACATAGCGGTGTCACTCCTGACCGCTAATGTGTGCTTCATCATCGGCTCAAACTTTAACATAAAGGCCCAGGACCATAAGTGGTGTGTCGCAGTGACATTTTTCTGCCACTTCTTTTACCTCTGTCTGTTTTTCTGGATGCTCTTCAAAGCTCTGCTCATCATGTATGGAATACTGGTCGTTTTCCGTAGGATGCTGAAGTCCAGAATGATGGCCATTGGCTTTGCCACTGGCTATGGGTGTCCACTGGTCATTGCTGTCATCACAGTTGCCATCACAGAGCCAAAGAAAGGCTACCTGAGACCTGAGGCCTGTTGGCTCAACTGGGACAGCACCAAGGCTCTTTTAGCATTCGCTGCCCCGGCCTTGGTCATCGTGGCTGTGAATCTTGTGGTGGTTTTGATTGTTGCTGTCAACACTCAGAGGCCATCTATTGGCAGTTCCAAGTCTCAAGATATGGCCATTGTCATGAGGATCAGCAAAAATGTTGCCATTCTCACCCCATTGCTGGGACTGACCTGGGGTTTTGGAATAGCCACTCTTATAGAAGGCACAGCCTTGATTTTCCATATCATCTTTGCCCTGCTCAACGCTTTCCAG GGTTTTTTCATCTTGCTGTTTGGAACCATTTCAGATCACAAG ATAAGAGATGCTTTAAAGATGAAGATGTCTTCGCTAAAGGGGAAATCGAGGGCAGCAGAG AATGCATCCTTAAGCCCACCCAATGGATCTTAA